In Legionella sp. PATHC035, a genomic segment contains:
- the glnA gene encoding type I glutamate--ammonia ligase, protein MSKNTVQEAIKEHDVKLIDLRFTDIRGKEQHITIPVSAVDDDFIENGKMIDGSSFKGWQKIHQSDLALMPDLETTKLDPFFQDNTLFIRCNVVDPKTMMGYERCPRSLALRAEAYLQSTGIADTALFGPEPEFFVFDSVQWETTIGGAFYKIDSEEAQWYSGKELEGGNIGHRPPIKGGYFPVPPVDSSHDMRSAMCLTLESLGMVVEAHHHEVATANQCEIATRFNTLTKKADELQILKYVVHNVAHNYGKTATFMPKPLVGDNGSGMHCHQSLTKDGVNLFSGDQYAGLSETALYYIGGIIKHARALNAFTNPSTNSYKRLVPGFEAPVLLAYSARNRSAAIRIPHVNNPKARRIEVRFPDPTANPYLAFAAMMMAGLDGIQRKIHPGHAMDKDLYDLPPEELVDVPTVCASLEQSMENLKMDHDFLIQGDVFTQDFINNYISMKEEEISKIRSLTHPYEFELYYSL, encoded by the coding sequence ATGAGCAAAAATACAGTACAAGAGGCTATTAAAGAACATGATGTCAAATTAATTGATCTGCGATTTACCGATATCCGTGGCAAGGAACAGCATATTACCATTCCTGTTTCAGCTGTAGATGACGATTTTATTGAAAATGGAAAAATGATTGATGGGTCTTCCTTTAAGGGTTGGCAAAAAATACATCAATCTGATTTGGCTCTTATGCCTGATTTGGAAACAACCAAACTGGACCCTTTTTTTCAAGACAATACACTATTTATCCGATGTAATGTAGTTGATCCTAAAACCATGATGGGATACGAGCGTTGTCCTCGATCACTGGCTTTGCGTGCTGAAGCTTATTTGCAATCTACTGGTATTGCAGATACCGCGCTTTTTGGACCTGAACCAGAATTTTTTGTTTTTGACAGCGTACAGTGGGAAACAACCATTGGTGGTGCTTTTTATAAAATCGATTCAGAAGAAGCACAATGGTATTCAGGAAAAGAGTTAGAAGGTGGAAATATTGGTCATCGTCCCCCAATAAAAGGCGGGTATTTTCCTGTTCCTCCAGTAGACTCCTCCCATGATATGCGTTCTGCAATGTGTCTCACTCTTGAATCCTTGGGAATGGTAGTTGAAGCACATCATCATGAAGTGGCCACGGCAAACCAATGCGAAATTGCTACTCGGTTTAATACATTGACCAAGAAAGCAGATGAATTGCAGATTTTAAAATATGTAGTCCATAATGTAGCCCATAATTATGGGAAAACAGCTACTTTTATGCCTAAACCTCTGGTTGGTGATAATGGAAGCGGGATGCACTGTCATCAATCGTTAACTAAAGATGGCGTGAATTTGTTTTCTGGCGATCAATATGCTGGGCTTTCAGAAACCGCGCTTTATTACATCGGTGGAATCATCAAGCATGCCCGTGCATTAAACGCCTTCACCAATCCATCAACCAACAGTTACAAGCGGTTAGTACCTGGCTTTGAAGCGCCAGTTCTCTTAGCTTATTCTGCAAGAAATCGATCTGCTGCGATTCGTATTCCTCATGTGAACAATCCTAAGGCGCGTCGTATTGAGGTACGTTTCCCTGATCCTACAGCAAACCCATACTTAGCATTTGCCGCTATGATGATGGCGGGTTTGGATGGGATTCAACGAAAAATTCATCCAGGCCATGCAATGGATAAAGATCTCTATGATTTACCACCAGAAGAGCTTGTTGACGTACCCACAGTATGTGCTTCTTTGGAACAATCTATGGAAAATCTGAAGATGGATCATGATTTCTTGATCCAAGGTGATGTATTTACTCAAGATTTCATTAATAACTACATCAGCATGAAGGAAGAGGAAATTAGTAAAATAAGAAGTTTGACTCATCCTTATGAATTTGAGTTATATTACAGCCTTTAG
- the lspF gene encoding GspF family T2SS innner membrane protein variant LspF: MGAYQYQALQKSGNATKGVLEADSERHARQLLRDQGLIPTQIRVLTQQRSGSNAKGKISAADLALFTRQLATLLAAGIPVEESLRGVSEQTEKDKVRELIIGVRAKVLEGYGLAQAMGQFPQAFPELYRATVGAGEQTGHLDVVLEKLADYTENQQQTRQKVQQALIYPFIMILVSIAIICFLLSFVVPKIIEVFTSGGQTLPEMTLVLIHISHFIKDYGLYTLLGIILIFIGFKKSLANEKIKLFWHRFLLKLPIVSYLVKTVNVSRYIHTFGILFAAGVSVLETMRVAASLVTNIVMRQAFDAAAVKVREGCGINEALKETGYISPMAIHLIASGEKSGQLSNMMERAAVHLDNEVKRIIDTSLTLLEPMVILFMGAIVLFIVLATLLPIFSMEQLIT, translated from the coding sequence ATGGGTGCTTATCAATATCAGGCGCTTCAAAAAAGCGGCAACGCAACCAAAGGGGTACTGGAAGCTGATTCTGAACGTCATGCGCGCCAACTTTTAAGGGATCAAGGACTAATTCCAACCCAAATCCGCGTACTAACCCAGCAACGTTCAGGGAGCAATGCCAAAGGCAAAATTTCTGCTGCTGATCTTGCCCTATTCACACGTCAATTAGCTACATTGCTCGCTGCAGGCATTCCCGTCGAAGAATCGTTGCGTGGGGTCAGTGAGCAAACAGAAAAAGACAAAGTCAGAGAACTGATTATTGGGGTTCGCGCCAAAGTGCTTGAAGGTTATGGATTGGCACAAGCTATGGGGCAATTTCCACAGGCATTCCCCGAATTGTATCGAGCGACTGTGGGTGCCGGTGAGCAAACTGGGCACCTTGATGTGGTTTTAGAAAAGTTAGCCGATTATACTGAAAATCAACAGCAAACCCGCCAAAAAGTTCAGCAAGCATTGATTTATCCATTCATCATGATCCTGGTTTCAATTGCTATTATTTGCTTTTTGCTCAGTTTTGTAGTTCCTAAAATCATCGAAGTCTTCACCAGTGGAGGACAAACGCTCCCTGAAATGACACTCGTATTGATTCATATTAGCCACTTCATTAAAGATTATGGCCTCTATACTTTGCTAGGCATTATTCTGATTTTTATTGGCTTTAAAAAAAGTCTTGCCAATGAAAAAATTAAACTATTTTGGCATCGATTCTTATTGAAATTACCCATCGTTTCATATTTAGTTAAAACAGTTAATGTTTCGCGTTATATTCATACTTTTGGTATACTTTTCGCAGCTGGTGTGAGCGTTCTGGAAACAATGCGTGTTGCAGCGAGTCTAGTAACGAATATCGTTATGCGACAAGCTTTTGATGCTGCTGCGGTTAAAGTTAGGGAAGGATGTGGTATTAATGAGGCGTTGAAAGAAACAGGTTATATTAGCCCCATGGCAATCCATTTAATTGCCAGCGGTGAGAAAAGTGGCCAATTATCAAATATGATGGAACGCGCGGCAGTCCATCTGGATAATGAAGTAAAACGAATCATTGATACTTCCCTGACATTACTAGAGCCGATGGTGATTTTGTTTATGGGTGCAATTGTTTTGTTTATTGTGCTGGCTACGTTATTACCTATTTTCTCAATGGAACAATTAATTACTTAA
- the lspG gene encoding GspG family T2SS major pseudopilin variant LspG encodes MNRQKGFSLIEIMVVVVILGILASIVVPKIMGRPDEARKVKAKQDVLAIQNALDLYKLDNGNYPTTDQGLMALVEKPTSNPTPSNWKQYLKSLPKDPWGRDYLYLNPGQHGDVDVFTYGAEGQPGGTGINAEIGNWDEKK; translated from the coding sequence ATGAATCGACAAAAAGGTTTCTCATTAATTGAAATCATGGTGGTAGTTGTTATATTAGGTATCCTGGCTTCTATAGTTGTACCTAAAATTATGGGTCGTCCCGATGAGGCACGAAAGGTAAAGGCGAAACAAGACGTACTCGCAATACAAAATGCTCTCGATCTCTATAAGCTTGATAATGGTAATTACCCAACCACCGATCAAGGCTTGATGGCGCTTGTTGAGAAACCCACCTCAAATCCCACACCGAGTAATTGGAAACAATATCTTAAGTCACTACCCAAAGATCCATGGGGCCGAGATTATCTTTATTTAAATCCTGGTCAACATGGTGATGTCGATGTATTTACCTACGGTGCTGAAGGACAACCTGGAGGTACGGGTATTAATGCCGAAATTGGTAATTGGGATGAGAAAAAATAG
- the gspH gene encoding type II secretion system minor pseudopilin GspH: MRKNRYNRGFTLIEILIVLVIIGITFGFALIAFGDFGENRRILFSVEQLANTLRLAQQQAILETSTLGLRIDNVSYQVLQLNNALWKPISDKGVFKMTYFPQNSHITLKTNYATPPGTPAIIISASGDMTPFTLNFGSKQDPNLASLIGKRNGVLQLNLVPTK; encoded by the coding sequence ATGAGAAAAAATAGATATAATCGAGGTTTTACCCTGATTGAAATCTTAATTGTTTTAGTGATTATAGGCATCACTTTTGGTTTTGCCTTAATCGCTTTTGGTGATTTCGGTGAAAATCGACGTATCTTGTTTTCTGTAGAACAATTAGCTAATACACTTCGTTTAGCTCAGCAACAGGCTATTTTGGAAACCAGCACCCTTGGTTTGCGTATTGATAATGTCAGTTATCAGGTCCTGCAACTCAACAACGCTCTATGGAAGCCCATTTCCGATAAAGGAGTGTTTAAAATGACTTATTTTCCGCAAAACTCGCATATTACTCTGAAAACCAATTACGCTACCCCACCAGGAACCCCTGCCATTATTATTTCTGCCTCTGGTGATATGACCCCTTTTACTTTGAATTTTGGCAGCAAACAAGACCCTAACTTAGCATCACTGATTGGTAAGCGGAATGGCGTGTTACAACTTAATTTGGTGCCCACTAAATGA
- the lspI gene encoding GspI family T2SS minor pseudopilin variant LspI, producing MRAQSRKSGFTLIEVLLALSIIAIALTALLKAISQNVETTRRVKEKTVSHWIAMQGVAMIQLNLLQMNQSQETTQDTTMLNEHWYWRASVSSTPQKNIQKIIISVSTEKSGPFREELQAFRYVS from the coding sequence ATGAGAGCTCAAAGCCGCAAATCAGGTTTCACACTAATCGAAGTATTATTAGCACTTTCTATAATAGCGATTGCATTAACTGCGCTTTTGAAAGCAATATCCCAAAATGTAGAAACAACTCGTCGTGTTAAAGAAAAGACCGTAAGTCATTGGATCGCTATGCAAGGGGTAGCCATGATTCAACTCAATTTATTGCAGATGAATCAAAGCCAGGAAACCACCCAGGATACAACGATGTTAAATGAGCACTGGTACTGGCGAGCCAGTGTAAGTTCCACGCCACAAAAGAACATTCAAAAAATTATTATTTCAGTGAGTACTGAAAAATCAGGACCTTTTAGAGAGGAACTGCAAGCATTCCGGTATGTATCATGA
- the lspJ gene encoding GspJ family T2SS minor pseudopilin variant LspJ — protein sequence MKKNTPSATLNGFTLIEILIALAVFAILATITSSVLYNAFTTRARVNEQSERLNELQLAISLIQQDTSQIVERPIRSNDMQLAPAFVGQTHSLEFTRDGDVNPGSLEKRSTLKRVAYLCQQGTLIRRTWSTLDRMNQDIYEDKPLLNRLSNCHFGYLNQNLQVLPEWREQAVALNQRKEPFPKAIQVNMTLQDQGEINLLFIVPGAVYAAG from the coding sequence ATGAAAAAAAATACCCCATCTGCAACGCTGAATGGTTTTACACTCATTGAGATTTTAATCGCGCTTGCCGTGTTTGCCATTCTGGCAACAATTACTTCGTCCGTTTTGTATAACGCATTCACAACACGCGCTCGAGTCAATGAACAAAGTGAACGCTTAAATGAACTGCAACTTGCGATAAGCCTTATTCAGCAGGATACAAGTCAAATAGTGGAGCGCCCCATTCGCAGTAATGACATGCAATTGGCACCGGCTTTTGTAGGACAAACACACTCTCTAGAATTCACTCGTGATGGAGATGTAAATCCAGGTAGTCTTGAAAAACGCAGCACGCTAAAGCGAGTTGCTTATCTTTGTCAACAAGGAACGTTAATCCGAAGAACTTGGAGTACTCTCGATAGAATGAATCAAGATATCTATGAGGATAAACCGTTACTGAATCGCCTTTCTAATTGTCATTTTGGTTATTTAAATCAAAATTTACAAGTACTGCCTGAATGGAGGGAACAGGCTGTAGCCCTAAACCAGCGTAAAGAGCCTTTCCCCAAAGCCATACAAGTTAATATGACTTTGCAAGACCAGGGCGAGATCAATTTACTTTTTATTGTACCGGGTGCAGTTTATGCAGCAGGCTAA
- the gspK gene encoding type II secretion system minor pseudopilin GspK — MQQAKKIKGSALLTALFIMTLVAIVATAMSTKVQLDIYRTRLIITHDRLYLASQAVTFWGLGQLADKKNKLIKATPQGIVSLYPADMENIYSNVAVKGALYDLQAQYNINNLGNRKSMLGFINLIGTAIPQNSESEKVKLALAINDWLSAYDLARGKDNYLSYYVNQKPPYYPSHQLMSSKSELRLIKDVSAPLYLSLEPLVTALPETTPININTAPIKVLKSLSSGMKEEQLNELIKIRKESGIKDLEKISELLKKLDIATDQITLESSYFLGVAYATSDNLNLTVFTLFKRTKDKNEKISVNVLRQTFNVY, encoded by the coding sequence ATGCAGCAGGCTAAAAAGATAAAAGGTAGTGCCCTACTCACCGCTCTATTTATTATGACTCTAGTTGCCATTGTAGCCACTGCAATGAGCACCAAAGTGCAATTAGATATTTACCGTACTCGGCTGATAATCACTCACGATAGGCTTTATCTTGCTTCACAAGCAGTTACTTTTTGGGGGCTAGGTCAATTAGCCGATAAAAAAAATAAATTGATTAAAGCAACTCCCCAAGGAATTGTCAGTCTCTATCCCGCGGATATGGAAAATATCTATAGCAACGTCGCGGTAAAGGGGGCACTTTATGATTTACAAGCTCAATACAATATTAATAATTTAGGAAATCGAAAATCGATGTTAGGTTTTATAAACCTTATCGGAACTGCCATACCACAGAATAGTGAGTCAGAAAAAGTGAAATTAGCCTTAGCAATTAATGATTGGCTCTCTGCTTATGACCTCGCGCGGGGTAAGGACAATTATTTATCTTATTATGTCAACCAAAAACCGCCCTACTACCCCAGCCATCAACTGATGAGCAGTAAGTCCGAATTGCGTCTGATTAAAGATGTGAGTGCGCCGCTTTATTTATCCTTAGAACCTTTAGTTACCGCATTACCTGAAACTACACCCATTAACATCAATACTGCCCCAATAAAAGTACTCAAATCACTAAGCAGCGGCATGAAGGAAGAACAACTCAATGAATTAATCAAGATAAGAAAAGAAAGTGGGATTAAAGACTTAGAAAAAATCTCGGAATTACTCAAAAAACTTGACATAGCTACTGATCAGATAACTTTAGAGAGCTCTTACTTTCTCGGTGTCGCTTATGCTACGAGCGATAATCTAAATCTTACCGTATTTACTTTATTTAAAAGAACCAAAGATAAAAATGAAAAAATATCGGTGAATGTGCTTCGACAAACTTTCAATGTGTACTAG
- a CDS encoding tetratricopeptide repeat protein: protein MRRVILAALLVVNTAFAGEEIVGFAAYQNGDYSTAYPYLMKSARDGNPESMYLIGRMNQYGEGITKNYTEAISWYQKSADKNNPLAQLSLGFMYDLGQGVKQNFPEAFKWYMKSAMQGNAIAQRNIGLMYVTGDGVKQNKKSAFEWFEKSAKQGYSKAQVNLAYAYIVGEGTAKDVNKALYWYQKAADQGDVRAEYSLGLLYTGQQSGVAQDDKLAFYWFSQAANQGHVKAETYLAYYYLKGYGVEANPEKAAYWYQAAALSGQPEAQAEIGQLLLTGTGIDKDYQQAAYWFTKSAAQGNPVGQAKLGYMYLAGLGVDKDWIKAYALFKIAAQNKNEEAIKELKMLKNKLSDADVKAGNDLAKEIIQNNNFKIPQKEE, encoded by the coding sequence ATGCGCAGGGTCATTTTAGCAGCATTGCTGGTAGTGAATACTGCTTTTGCAGGTGAAGAGATTGTTGGTTTTGCAGCATATCAAAATGGAGATTACTCCACTGCTTATCCCTATTTAATGAAGTCCGCAAGGGATGGAAATCCGGAGTCGATGTATTTAATTGGTCGTATGAACCAATACGGTGAAGGTATAACTAAAAATTATACTGAAGCCATCAGTTGGTATCAAAAATCAGCAGATAAAAATAATCCGTTAGCACAACTCAGTCTGGGCTTTATGTATGACCTAGGCCAAGGAGTAAAGCAAAATTTTCCAGAAGCGTTTAAATGGTACATGAAGTCCGCCATGCAAGGAAATGCGATTGCGCAAAGAAATATCGGTCTAATGTATGTGACTGGTGATGGTGTGAAACAAAATAAAAAGAGTGCATTCGAATGGTTCGAAAAATCTGCAAAACAAGGATACAGTAAAGCGCAGGTGAATCTTGCTTATGCCTATATTGTTGGTGAAGGAACAGCCAAAGATGTTAACAAGGCCTTATATTGGTATCAAAAGGCCGCGGATCAGGGAGATGTTCGTGCCGAGTATAGTCTTGGTCTTTTGTATACTGGACAACAATCAGGTGTTGCCCAAGACGACAAATTAGCATTTTACTGGTTTTCCCAAGCAGCTAATCAAGGACACGTCAAAGCAGAGACTTATTTGGCTTACTACTATCTTAAAGGATATGGTGTTGAAGCCAATCCAGAAAAAGCCGCATACTGGTACCAAGCTGCGGCACTTAGTGGTCAACCTGAGGCACAAGCTGAAATTGGGCAATTACTCCTCACTGGAACAGGAATTGATAAAGATTACCAACAAGCTGCATACTGGTTTACCAAGTCTGCCGCACAGGGAAATCCTGTTGGGCAGGCTAAATTAGGCTATATGTACCTTGCGGGATTGGGTGTCGATAAAGATTGGATTAAAGCGTATGCCTTGTTTAAAATTGCAGCACAAAATAAAAATGAGGAAGCAATAAAAGAGCTGAAGATGTTGAAAAATAAACTCTCCGATGCAGACGTTAAAGCAGGTAACGATTTAGCCAAAGAAATTATTCAAAACAATAATTTTAAGATACCTCAAAAAGAAGAATAG
- the pmbA gene encoding metalloprotease PmbA encodes MQIKTQHNNSDIQKSTTDLTHLMNDVLELAKKEGATDAMVAVNNDKGFSVDVRMGEVETVAFSEDKGVGLTVYIGQRKGGASSTDTSPAALEAMVKAACDIARVSAEDPCFGLADKELMSKNHPDLNLFHPWDIDPQQAIEMALKCERYALSLDKRITNSDGVNVSSYESHHGFANTYGGSGFIHSTRHSLSCSLIAKHGEEMQRDYDYTTARNAHDLTDHHIIAKNAVDRAISRLGAQQIATQATPVIFSSRISSGLFSTFINAISGSNLYRKNTFLLDSIGQQVFPEFIRIYEQPHLLGALGSSSFDSEGVPTRPNLLVEKGRVMQYVLGSYSARRMGLKTTANADGVHNLTIDPTAGDLADLLKIMGKGLLVTELMGQGVNIVTGDYSRGASGYWVEEGEIQYPVDEITIAGNLKEMFKAILAVGSDINPNIATRCGSVLIEKMMIAGK; translated from the coding sequence ATGCAAATTAAAACGCAACATAACAATAGTGATATACAGAAGTCAACAACAGATTTAACTCATTTGATGAATGATGTGCTTGAATTGGCCAAAAAAGAAGGTGCAACGGATGCGATGGTGGCAGTAAATAATGATAAAGGTTTTTCAGTTGATGTCCGTATGGGGGAAGTTGAAACAGTTGCATTTAGTGAGGATAAAGGGGTTGGTTTGACAGTTTATATCGGTCAACGTAAAGGTGGAGCAAGCAGCACCGATACGTCTCCTGCCGCTTTAGAGGCGATGGTAAAGGCTGCGTGCGACATCGCGCGAGTGAGTGCCGAAGACCCTTGTTTTGGACTGGCCGACAAAGAGCTGATGTCTAAAAATCATCCGGATTTGAATTTATTCCATCCTTGGGATATCGATCCCCAACAAGCAATTGAGATGGCTTTAAAATGTGAGAGGTATGCATTGTCACTGGATAAACGAATAACGAATTCAGATGGAGTGAATGTTTCTTCATACGAATCACATCATGGATTTGCCAATACCTATGGTGGGTCTGGATTTATTCACAGTACACGTCACAGTTTAAGTTGTTCTTTAATCGCAAAGCATGGCGAGGAAATGCAACGTGATTATGACTATACAACAGCTCGTAATGCACATGATTTAACAGACCATCACATCATTGCTAAAAATGCAGTGGATCGTGCAATAAGCCGTTTGGGTGCTCAGCAGATTGCAACTCAAGCAACCCCTGTTATTTTTTCATCGCGTATTTCAAGTGGTTTATTTTCAACCTTTATTAATGCAATTAGTGGTTCAAATCTTTACAGAAAAAACACATTCTTACTCGATTCTATAGGACAGCAAGTGTTCCCTGAGTTTATTCGTATTTATGAACAGCCTCACTTATTAGGTGCTTTGGGCAGTTCCTCTTTTGATAGTGAAGGAGTTCCAACACGACCTAACCTCCTTGTTGAAAAAGGCCGTGTGATGCAATACGTATTAGGCAGTTATTCTGCCCGAAGAATGGGATTAAAAACTACAGCAAATGCTGATGGGGTTCATAATTTAACGATTGATCCTACAGCAGGTGATCTTGCCGATTTATTAAAAATAATGGGCAAGGGATTATTAGTCACTGAATTAATGGGGCAAGGAGTAAATATCGTAACGGGTGATTATTCTCGCGGTGCGAGCGGTTATTGGGTTGAAGAGGGTGAAATCCAATACCCAGTTGATGAAATAACTATTGCAGGGAATTTAAAAGAGATGTTCAAAGCCATTCTTGCAGTGGGCAGCGATATTAATCCCAATATTGCAACACGATGTGGCTCTGTATTAATTGAAAAAATGATGATTGCAGGAAAGTAA
- a CDS encoding phosphodiester glycosidase family protein, translating to MSSQTNVYPANKSYLFRLLFVLCIVFTPLCSSYAEGYWRKLSPGIEYQDLSGGILSPWSHIYAFRIDLNKNKLALVNAKKLSLKNASVDQFAEHSKALLSINGGFFDHEFNPLGLRINNKKLINPLKRISWWGIFYVKNNKAHISSLNHFKHDDHIDFAIQSGPRLLIKGKIPSLKPGIADRSALGITADGRVIILVSTNAAMTTNKLAQLLRSQPLSCVDAINLDGGSSSQLYAHIGSFLLNVHGFSNVSDAIIVKKT from the coding sequence ATGTCTTCACAAACCAATGTTTATCCTGCAAACAAATCATATTTGTTCCGTTTATTATTTGTACTTTGCATCGTCTTTACGCCACTTTGTTCATCTTATGCTGAAGGGTACTGGCGTAAATTAAGTCCCGGTATTGAATATCAGGATCTTTCAGGAGGCATTCTTTCGCCCTGGTCGCATATCTATGCATTCCGTATCGATCTCAATAAAAATAAACTCGCCTTGGTCAATGCAAAAAAACTGTCATTAAAAAATGCCTCGGTAGATCAATTTGCTGAACACAGTAAAGCGCTACTGAGTATCAATGGCGGTTTTTTTGATCACGAGTTTAACCCCCTTGGACTTAGGATTAATAATAAAAAATTGATCAATCCCTTAAAACGAATCAGTTGGTGGGGAATTTTTTATGTAAAAAATAATAAAGCCCATATTTCCAGTTTAAACCATTTTAAGCACGACGATCATATCGATTTTGCCATTCAAAGCGGCCCTCGATTATTAATTAAAGGAAAAATTCCCTCCCTGAAACCAGGTATCGCTGACCGTTCGGCTCTTGGGATTACTGCGGATGGGAGAGTCATTATTTTGGTTTCAACTAATGCTGCAATGACTACGAATAAGCTCGCTCAATTACTGAGATCACAACCCTTATCATGTGTTGATGCGATTAATCTCGACGGAGGGAGTTCAAGCCAACTATATGCCCATATTGGTTCATTCCTACTAAATGTTCATGGTTTTTCTAATGTCAGTGATGCAATTATTGTAAAAAAGACATAG